Part of the Cydia pomonella isolate Wapato2018A chromosome 5, ilCydPomo1, whole genome shotgun sequence genome is shown below.
gcccgcctgcttccggccgggcgtccctacactacatctacatctacatgtactatatacgtatgtatttatctcgttggctcgttgggtggacgacattcggaagactgcgggtcacttctggatgagattggctcgggaccgggataagtggcgtactagaagagaggcctatgctcagcagtgggcgataaaaggctgatatgatgatgatgatgatgatgatgatgatgatgatgatgatgatgatgatgatgtatttatctatattcgtATGTATATTGTCGCTTAGAGCCCATAGTACTTTAAGCTTTGTTTTCGGCTAGGTCGATTTATGTATCATTGTCCCCAAATGTACATAATAATCTTGTGTGAATAATAACACTTTAAAACAGTCCTACCTATAGTTATAATTTCATCAATATAATTTAAACCATTTTCAAAGAGTTGCATTTCGTTTATTTCGTTCAATTTCAAAACAAGAGGAATACAACCATTTTTTGTATGGTGGGTCTTAGGATGTAAGccaaatatttgaaataaaattttatttaaattgaataatatatCACTTACATTATACTGTCTAAACTCTTAGGCTCTtaggccacttgcaccaattcAGGGTCGGAGCTAAGAGTTAGCACAGGGTTAAATTGTGCCAATGCCGctgggacagtaacctgcagctccctGAATGAACCCGACACGTGAATGACAGGCTGCTTCTGGCCGGGCATCTGTACACTACATCTACagggttaaattgtactggtaaatCCGGGTTTAACCGTTAACCCTGAATGGCACAAGTGGCTGGTAAAatcagaaagaaaaaaaattgatggcTCTTATCATGAATTTCTTGGACTGATCAATGGTATACTCCAGTTGCAAAGTCATTTTTCACATCACACACATTATgctttatagttttaattaaatactttaaCTTACCAATATCTCCTGATCATCAGGACTATCGGTATCTATATACAGCTCGTCCAGCATCTTAACATCCCCATACGGGGACACAAACACCTCCATCCCTTCATCCAAGCCAAGCAGGCGACCGTGTATTGGGTTGCAGGCTAGGTGTCCCTCCGACACACTGTTGTTGTAAACTACCCATAGGAGAAGCTGGCGGTCTTTGAAGATTACTTGGATACTTTGaccctaaaaatattaagtaagccAATTAAATTAGTAAATTTAGCTGGTTTGAAGCGCTCCTCATTCTGGGCAGAGTAAGGGTTGTTTCACACGTACCACAACCACACAACAACTACAACACATTGTGGCAAAATGTGATACTAtattttcaatacaaaatatGCGCTTGTGGTTGTCAACCAACCCTAAATATGAAACCAAAACTTGGACAAGAAAAAGTTTATGTAATTTTTCATTGAGTTACAAAAATACCATACATTTCACGAAATAGTTTTGATAAAGAACTCCTTTCAggcatattttacaaaataaataaagtgtgtCTCGAAATGGTTTATGTACCTAATGGTATCTTTATGACTTAAGGTAAAATTCACTTTTTATCTACTTATAGCAATAAATGAAGATGGAGTCATGTTTAAgaaataataggtaggtatataaaatgatTAGAATAAAACATTTAGTGTCAACGTGGAACTACTGacctggtttaaaaataaaataaattcttccTTTTTAGAATTTAAGAAGCAGTATACAAAGcgattttgtataaatatatttattttgtagaacaTTTAGGTGTTGGCAGTAACATCGATATATTTAACtatcgataaaatattttgtaacgtCACTTTAGTATAAGTGCCCCGAGTTATATTAGTGGAAAGTTAAAGATGACTCGGTGAATTAAGTTGGATTACATGTTGtattgcataaaaatattaaatagccTAGTTGTGTGTTGTAGAAAATGGAGTGTCAATATACGGAATTCTTCATGCTAAGCTTCATTACTTTACCTACAATTTCAGAAAGGCATTAATTGTTTCTcattccttcttcctcgcgttgtcacggcattttttgccacggctcatgggagcctggggtccccttaacaactaatcccaagatttggcgtaggcactagtttttacaaaagggactgccatctgaccttccaacccagagggtaaactaggcctggttgggattagtccggtttcctcacgatgttttccttcaccgaaaggcgactggtaaatatcaaatgatatttcatacataagtcccgaaaaattcattggtacgagccgggttagaacccgcgacctccggattgcaagttgcatgcttaccgctaggccaccagcgcttctttgtTGAAATGGTTTCTCATTGTAATGTGTATGTGTTACAAGCAATGTACTTACTTTTCTATTTTATGTTTGCTGATGGCCTAGTTGCTAATgctcgtaataaaaaataaaaaaagcattaattttcaaaaacagaAAACCTTTGGACTTTGACATTGACCTGAAATACTAATAACATAAAAACAATGCATAAAACTCGCTTAAGTTGTTAGTCTTAATGAAATACAAGTTTTTAGTTTAAAGGATATTTAACCCTATAAAGATTGAACGTACTATTTGTTATcacaaattgtaaaatcaaAGGATTAACCTAAAAACTTTAAGTATCTGTTACAAAAACAGCTATTATATAGAATATATCAAGACTACGTCGTCGGAGTCAACCACTATACGTACCTGTTCATTATTGGTGCTGTATTTAGAACTTAAATAAGCAAAACAAGTCTTTTCGTGCGTGTAAGTAACTTGCAATCTCAGTCCGCCGAGCATTATATAAAATTCTAAATTTGTTTGAATACTTGTACAGCGcgaaaactattaaaataaactaaagcactttgcagaataaattaatgtaaatacaatttttcacaaaaataaagaaTAGTTCTGGTTCTGGTATTACaaagtaaatttatttatcttcTGTCACTTTTactaatgtcaaaaatgtcACTGTCATGACTGTCAAATTATTGCACTCAGAAATGTTGCCATGGGAAAAGCACTGATTCCCTTCATTGCATTGAACAGTGTTTAGTACCTTTGTGCAAAGCTTTAAACTACTTTAAAGAGGCGTATAACAAGGacaaatttaaagattttttataaaaacacccATAATGTTATAATCACCATGTTAATAATATCCCAACAGCAATTTTTCCTTAATTCAGATATTTGTCAAGGGATATGAATGAGCGTTACCTTACTTTAAAGAAAGAGcagtaaatatgtattttctaAAAGCATTTGAACATTTATCAAAAATTTAGGTGCTTATGATCAACCTCTcctgtatatttaaaatataacgcGTTAAATGtggaattcaaaaaaatatttattcttcaTTATACATTAGGTGTTACAATTTGAAGATTACTAcgctactattatttaaattttgtcttAGTCATATATACCGCGTGTCTCCCTTggctttaaattaaatacaaggCTCGATTCTATTTGCAAAACTGagctacttttattatgggaccaaccccgaaatcacgaaaaaaaattgccgTTTTCACACATTAATGTATAGGCAACGGGAATCACCACCTTAATCGTTTGCACATAGGATTCAAACACCTTGTAGCctgtatattaattaagttttgATTCAAAATATTAACTCAGGTATTTCAATTATTACAACTTTATctacataatttatatatatgataaacCAGCgtacaaaaattaataaatgactGCCAGCAAAAAGGTAAATTGTTTTGTTGCAAAAAATTCCTTatctatgtaaatattattattgcgtAAAATTACGTCGTCAGTTTAGATTTAAAAATGACTCAAATTTCGAACAACTCTGATGGCTCAGATAAACAAAGGTATTTGACTTGAcctaattgggtacttgacacatgttgaatattataacaaaatttagttaaatggatagaaaatgagccatccattataaaaaagaggaattaaaaaaatatattgagattataaaaaaatacaaggctccgaagtctaaaaaaaaatttgtttttgtctttcaaaattagaaaagaaaatgataccatttgattccttacattttattgaaaaataaattgtatcacaactatacacataaacgcgaTATTTCAGGGCCatatggcaatttccttgatcttccatacatttcgGACAGacatatgatgtgacgtcacatcaccttatcattttgttagaggcgtttcaatcgtcaagtgcgagcgtcagactttaactctcatttctgatctttgtgttgcttaaatgccatgagttcGGTATAGACACTATAGACATtcgatcctcaggaaaatcaagatcgtttgacattatttacaaaaaacagtcaagtagccaatttctAGTATCAGTTGATATGTCATTTTATTGAATCTttgatcaaatgccgcaatggcAGTCGTATCATGCGGTTTTTATACACACAGTCtatacatacaaaacttgtGGCAACCAAAATATGCGAtgttttttaaagaaatgaAATACAAATGACTGATTCTGTGACTGAGGATGCTAAATTGAATGAACTTGATTAATTGTGTTGTTTTATTCAGAAGATGTTTtgcaaatacaataaaaacgtgAAATTAAAACCAAGTCCCCTTACAGAAATTTTCAATTTACCatggtaataaaattaacaatttaaggGCAATATTTTACACTGGCACCATGAAGTCCGTTCGGAAACTACTTTCACatcctaataaaaataaaatctgtgACAAAACTAACAAATTATGTGAAATTCAATAGCAATAATCGAATTTGCCCCGAAATTATAAAAATCCTTAAGTTTTGCACATTTATTTTCAGAATAGCATACAATTTGCTGACTGCTCTTTCTAACTAGAGGATGGACTTTGAATGTGCCTACACGTTTCATTACACGAGCACgtacaaaaacaaaactactatttttttttttttttgagtcaaacttatagtaaataaattctttatttatttaatttattacagtagttgtgttttataactTGCGTAGTAATCAAAGACACAAGCCCTTTCTCAAAATATAACTGTCGGTATAAGTGTCTTTTAAGTTCCGTAGTTTGGAGCGTTCAATCACAAGCTTTTCTGCTATTGGCCAGGTGGATGCCCAATAGAATTTTAAAGCAACGGTTTCTGTCTGTGGTTGTCGGAGTTCAGTCCGGTTTCAGGCTGGACTTTCGTTAAGTTtagataatattttacatttcttAGCAAACAATCGGGACGTGCAACTccttaaataactattaaactaATACACAACGGCCGCCGCCGTCTAGAAACGTGAGTATTCACAAATCGTTAGATAACCGTTTGACGCTGTCTCAACGGGCGACGTTCGCTTGTTTTGCCTCCATTTTTAGACGGTTAGACGTGAGATTTTCGAAAGACTTGTTTACATTTATCATCCGTgttctattatatttaactGTTTATGTGCTTAGTGTTAATAACTACTACGTTGAAGCAGTGCACGTGAATTGGTTACCGATTTCAGTGCGTAATGGCGCCAACCAGGTTGGCATCTAAGCCAATCGGCGTCAATGAAAACTTAAACGGTATCCTGAGTCATGGCATCACGACGAGGAGTAAGCAGATGGCTACTCTGAAAAGCTACAAAGACAGTATGAAGATGCCAAATAAGAGGAAGGCTGACAGTCCCCTGAAAGATGCGACAGCAAAGCGAGCGGCGTTCGGGGACCTCACCAACGCCTTCAACAAATCCGCTGCCCCAGAAAAGGCTGCGCCTCTCAAAAAGGTCACAGTGGAGTCTAAAATGCTCCCTACACTTAAGGTTAAACGAAGtatatttctcttttttttttttgtatatagagGGTACTCTATTTCTTGGTTTTCTTGACTTCTTTTGTTTTAAACATCACCAATGATGTAGATAATAACTATTGGGCTTAATGATCATAAGGTAAGGCTATATTTACGTTCTTATACAGGTCAATGAACTTTCCCTCCAAAATTGTTGAAGTGCAACATTTATCAACTGATTCAATTAAAGTTAACTAAATATCCATTAACAATTTTAACTAATGCATAACCACAAAGAAAGcacatgttttgttttttgttatgaTTACACTCTTTTTTTACAAATCATCAATGTTATTTTTAGAACATCAAACCACAAGTCACAGTAAATGGCAAAACATCAAAGTCAAAACAGCTGCAACGAGTAGCCACTAATGCCCTAGAGTCTGTACAGAAGCACTTTGCGAAGGACCCGCCCAAGCCTGTTGCGACTCGGGCCCAGAACGGCATCCTCAAGAATATTGAGAAAAAGGTGCTGAAGGAAAATCAGAGTCAGAATCAGAGCAACTCGTCAAACTCTGCTAAATCAATGAGGAGTGATGTTTCTGGGGAGCCTTCACTGTATATGACTGCATTAGAAAATATGTAAGATATGATTTATGCCtgccatttttaattttaggatTATGAAATTCAACTTTCTTAGTTATCTTGAGAAAAAGTAATGGATATAAATTCATGCactatttgcattttttttttaaattcataatggTAGTAGTTTCACATAGGGTCCCCCAGCAAGCTGGTTCTCTATACAAACATAGTTATGCTCATTGCTCTGAGACTTTGTACTTCCAATAGCATAAGGTATATCTTGGGCTGTAATTGTTtttgtagcttcagataccatagtaaaaaaaaatacagctaagtttttcatacaaaacttgtttttgctctattttgtttgatttataaGGTGGAGCACTATAAACTAACTTGTGCAAAGTttaattacaatccaacaccTAGTTTTAAAATGGGAATCAAAAtctgtttgtatgggaaggtgaaattcggccatGCCGGGGACTCCTACTCATAAAAATTCGAATAAAAACTGGAACCTTGACTTAAATACTTATCATCCACGCTTTTAATCAACAACTTTAAAAGATAAACATGAAGTTGGTCCACAGTATCATTATAATAAGAATAACTTCCTTTAGTTTGATcgaattatagtatttttcaaaaacactgTATGGTGACAGATGTCATCTCAGTACAATTTTGCAACATAttgcgttttaaggttataaattgtatggagttGACATCTGTCACTGTATCTATGCTGTTCTAACTTCACCAAACATTACATTTAGGTTTTATATCCCAAAAATACCATTTTGTTCACATAATCTACCTGTCTGCCCTAGTGGGTgggatggtcccgggttcaaatcctggtaagccttaaatgagcatggatatttttattccttacgcatgggtgttttctatgtatttaagtatttataaatgtgtataatattatatataacacaagccttattgcgcttactgCGGGgcctagtcaatttgtgtaataacatCTTATACAAATTACACTTTATTTTCTAATACATAATGgttatatacagatgattactataactagcttatatctaaaataggccgtcgaggcattgtaccaaggatgctggcagcatttcctcgttgtattgcaataatatttattttgcttcaATTCTCAATACATTACACCCTTGCAGAAGCCCCTTAGACCCCACAAAAGAAGAATGCAAGGCGATCAGCGAGAAACTAGACAAAGTCAACCTAGACGACAGCGCAGCCAACAAATCCCTAGACGATGAGACAGATTTCCACCAGGCCCCTGCGGGAGTGGTGGACTTTGACAAGGAGAACTGGAATGATGTGTTCCAAGTATCACAATATGCTATggatattttcaattatttaaaaaatagagaGGTGAGTTTATGTTTTTGATGACTTCATACATAGCTTGTTTACCTTTTATACTAGTTTATCTTTTTATGCTAAAAAAAAGGAGCTTGTGGCGAGCTCTTGGGGAACGAACTCACTGACCTGAGTGgggtttatattataataactttTCACTTTTGCATAGATAAGCCAACATTTTTGTGTtgacaagttttaatttttttttattagtatagaCTAATAGCCATAGGTACCATTCATATGAAATGTtgatgtaaataaattcattagCGTAGTAAAGCATTTATactcaaaaaaattacattgaaatAAATGGCAGGTGAcaattttaaccttttcaacgccaagaacacctaaagtcgttgGTAATTATCAaagtcaaagtaaccttcacaccaTAATattaaggtttacattagctcccttgcgcccgcgaacttggcgtttgagtgatgcttgtgtttatgaaataaagcgttcaaaaggttaatagtgGATTTTTATGGGTTAGATCCCAGTCcctaatttaaacaaaaatataattagttaatttcCTAATATAAACTATGGAAAGTTCCTGCTATATGCTCATTGCCGACCTTTATAGGTTTTATACTTTTCCAGCATCTATTTCCCGTGGACGACTACCTATCCCGGATGAAAGGCATCACCTCCTGGATGCGAGCTCTCCTTGTAGACTGGATGGTAGAGGTCCAGGAGAGCTTCGAGCTTAACCATGAGACGTTATACTTGGCGGTGAAGCTGGTGGACCTGTACCTAACCAAGTCCTCGCTGAAGCAGGCTGAGAAGGAGCATCTTACTAAGGAGGAGCTGCAGCTGCTTGGGGCTTCTGCGCTGTTCATTGCTTCCAAGTTTGACGTAAGTGTTAATAAGTCAATAATCTAGTTCTTGACAGACAAGTCCAGTATTGGAGACAGCGTGAAATGGACCAGATAGCATTTGAAACAAGATGGTTTCGCCTGTTgccaactttttaaaaatatgtacactccTTGAAGCACCCTATATTGACCAACTGTCAACGTGTGTTGTAGACTCCGAGGAAATATCCTTGCCGCTTCTTTCCGTCACTCTACgcaacattttaatatttaacaaatttgacacatatcagtgaaagaataaggatcaaagtcaaatggcattctaaaagttttaatcatgtgtcgaaagatggcagtaaattcacgtggctacaaagttttctttgacaatacacctctatttcaaactcTCTTTGATGAtgtgtatataaatacttaaatacatagaaaatacccatgactcagaaacggGTCTCTATTgcttcccataaagttttaagtcataatgtattgtttgtccgcattttcgtttgccataatttggtttttctcagaaacccTAACTTTTCAGGATTACCATaaaacgaacctaacctaacctatctataggataacctaaggaaatttcTGAAAAgataacggtttcagagttatgactaatgataatatgactatcattttTTCATTACGTTATGACTTTCTTATTGAAAGTCATATAtatgcgaaagaaagggatcTGCTCTGAAATCCGTAAATTACCTGGGCAGGAATCACGTACTTAGTTTATGTAAACTGAAGTGTATATTGACAACATTAGGCAGAACGATGCTAGAAAGACCTAAGTGTATTTCTGACAAAAAAATTGGTTGATATTTATCTCATCCATACGCACCGATTATTACCGGAAACCACTGACAAACTAtttacatttcatattttttcacgCGTCACAAATAATCTTCCCTTTTTCCCAAACATATCACCACTACCGTCTACACAGGTTCACACCTTTTGAAGCTTATTTCATCTAGATAAGGGCTACTTGAATCATGATCAAATAAGTACAAAGGGTGCAATAATCTCTTCAAGTCTCCCAATTTATATTCGCACCCCAACCCCATGTGCCAAATTGAAAACCACCCATGCAATGCTCTGATTTCTGTCCGTCCTACACAATGGCACCCCTCACTGTAAAGTCAGACAATATATTCATTCCTTATGCACCCTAACGTCTCAGCTGCTAAATATATTTTGGTAAAAATCTCACGCCTTGCCATTTGGTTTGGGGAAGGTACAAGCTGTCATATACAATATGACAGCTGATTGTAGTATTGGTTtcgtaatttaaaattataaaggtAGAACTAGTATGGAGATAAGAATTCTTAAAATGACGCTGACAGTTTATGTGGCCTTTCTACGGTACAATACttcatatgaaaatatgaccaaaactattaagttcgtttttctcaaatttgtaatgaaatgttgacatgacttcaaattaggtccggaaatacgaCGTATCCGgcgcgatgagtgaagatgatacgTACAGGAATTTCATACAGTCATACActcctaggcctgtaaagcaaccttcttttacttttaaacatcaaattgtgacacaacgtcttggcattcgaCCAtgaaatagtagtagattcgtaatttgtttttagctgtgtaacaaattgactacacttttttttatttcattgcaagttttttttttatgctacgtcggtggcaaacaagcatacggcccgcctgatggtaagcaggatccgtagcctatgtacgcctgcaactccagaggagttacatgcgcgttgccgaccctaacccccccccccccctcgttgagttctggcaaccttactcaccggcaggaacacaacactatgggtctagtgttatttggctgcgattttctgtaaggtggaggtacttccccagttgggctctgctctagatctggaatgacatccgctgtgctgtgccctaccacacaaagcgagatgacattcacaatgcccatacctctcttgtggacgtagtttaaggacgtacccgggtccaaaagtttgagaaaagcactatacaaatctcggcgagaaacggggttgctggCCGCGTATGCCTATCCtgcctcgctacgctcggccgtctatatctacttggcctgcattccttcgtttcccggcctctatagtaatgtactattgctgATGCGTTTGCAGTTACTTTTCAAAACAAACTAGCGTAGTCAAATTATAGGTCCctttccggtttccgatgaagctgaaaatttacatagATAAGTACGTaagggtgacaatgcaatattatggtaccatcaagctaatctgagacaggaggtagccatgggaactctgcGATACAACAGCGCAGCCTAATTGTGTGTTCGGGTTTTTAgagttgtctcgatgagtattagttgcgtgtggaaagaaaagtgcagtcagcgataaaagcttgtactaaaaatgaagtttttgtaaaaacttatttattacgtttttttagggttccgtacccaaagggtaaaacgggaccctattactaagactccgctgtccgtccgtccgtctgtcaacaggcttgtatttcatgaaccgtcCTAGCTATgacggttcatgaaatacaagcgacagttgaaattttcacagatgatgtatttcggttgccgctataacaacaaatactaaaaagtacggaaccctcggtgggcgacaAGGGCGACTCGCACAtgtccggtttttttcattcttataccgaaatataatattttatgcgaATGGAACATGAAAGAGGTTGAACGATACATTACTTTTAAATCTGATTTTCGAGCTGTTTAAATgccataatagtacattacgttactgtgtcgaacatttaaagggccatatgtactgtaaaacgttgtacgatacatgtgcgaataggtaattcgcaactcgtgtcgatttaaaatatttaccgcTTCAATTTATCCGAAAAAAACGTTTTAATCGTTTTTTTCGTGAAGGTTTCAATCGGTTATTTTTCTTAATACTGGTGTGTAGGTAAATGATTATTGACAATATTGACATCTGTGTCACTTCAGTTCAATTGTCACAATCGTGTGGCTTCGTTACGCTTTATGTGGCTTTATTATCTGATGAAGAGTTTCTAAAAATGGTGCAGTATATTACGAAATTAACAGATAATATGCAGTTAAGCACCAGCGATATGATGGGTCAATTTGCCGAGTATCAATCGAAAGGAGGTTTCTGGGGTAACGAGTGTATTTGGCCTATCACGAAAATAAATCCCCTTAATTGGTGGAAAGGTTTATGCTCTACAAAACTGCTTTCAAAAATTGCAATCCGATTACTGAGCATTCCTCCATCATCTGCCGCCGCAGAAAGAAATAGGTCATTATTTGGAAGGACGCATACTAAAGATCGCAATCGACTTTTGCCAGAACGGCTAAACAAATTAATCTACATTCGGTCTAATTTACACCTACAAATGGGCAACATCGACGACATGATAGCCGAAACAATTGAATTATGGTCATAGTGATAGTGatgatgaaataaatgaatagtaatgatattaaataaattgtagtgacttattgtattttttctttaaaaatccgaaaaaaaacggaaaaaaacgtatatttcatAAATTCCCGAAagaatcatttgtttttttccgACATTTTCAACGCtaattgtgacggaagagtaactacggaaccctacactgagcgtggcccgacatgctcttggccggttttatttattactgatATTTCTTGTCTACTGCAAGTGCAATCGCCACAGAGTAACTaggtcagaccaagataagttggcagcgattttgatagcccagacaacGCAAGTGCTgttaaattatgacgtttacttaacacttgcacaagctgggccatcaaaatcgctgccaacatagCTTGGTCTGATTGTTATATTCTGTTAGTTTTAATTGTTTCTCTCGTGttaataatgatataattattttcagGAACGCATCCCCCCTCTAGTAGATGACTTCCTGTACATCTGCGATGGCGCGTACACACTGAGCCAACTGCTGAAGATGGAGATGACCATCCTCCGCACCGTGGACTTCGACCTCGGCGTGCCGCTCTCCTACCGCTTCCTGCGGCGCTACGCTCGGGTCAGTACACCGTCACAAACATCTTTTTATACCAGGCGTTACAGACATTCCCATATGCTGGGGATGCATGGAGACGGTAGAGACAGCTTCTCATGTGGTGGTAGAGCGGATATCAATCCAGagacagcggatgtcattccagatctagagcagagcccaactggggaagtacctccaccttatagaaaaccgcagccaaataacactagaccctactcatagtgttgtgttcctgccggtgagtagggttgccagagtcaacgagggggggggtttagggtcggcaacgcgcatgtaaatctggagttgcaggcgtacataggctacgtaaactgcttactatcaggcgtgccgtatgcttgtttgccaccgacgtagtattaaagaaaaaacatgAAAGGTTTGATAGAATTCCTATGTGTGTGCATGTTTTGTCTGGAGCCCATTGTATAATAAaccgtttaaaataaaaatatttaacctgTACTTAGTTTGATAGGTCTAAATTGCGCTCTGTGTTACAAGTTTAATATGTGTATCTGTGCGTCTGTATGTTACATTGTAGCTCCCACCAATGAACCCATGTAACTTCGGTTTTCTGCATATGTATTTCGCCGAGAATTTTAATTATAGGCTCAGTTGCAATAATCAAAGCTGTCTCActgatagggaccgtgcgcgttggagggtctgccatcttgtggcctgaatcggaatcataaacatgcacatgtacacgtcacgtgttttcttgtgcatggtaggttctgccatcttgtgggctacatcggaac
Proteins encoded:
- the LOC133518146 gene encoding G2/mitotic-specific cyclin-B3, with protein sequence MAPTRLASKPIGVNENLNGILSHGITTRSKQMATLKSYKDSMKMPNKRKADSPLKDATAKRAAFGDLTNAFNKSAAPEKAAPLKKVTVESKMLPTLKNIKPQVTVNGKTSKSKQLQRVATNALESVQKHFAKDPPKPVATRAQNGILKNIEKKVLKENQSQNQSNSSNSAKSMRSDVSGEPSLYMTALENISPLDPTKEECKAISEKLDKVNLDDSAANKSLDDETDFHQAPAGVVDFDKENWNDVFQVSQYAMDIFNYLKNREHLFPVDDYLSRMKGITSWMRALLVDWMVEVQESFELNHETLYLAVKLVDLYLTKSSLKQAEKEHLTKEELQLLGASALFIASKFDERIPPLVDDFLYICDGAYTLSQLLKMEMTILRTVDFDLGVPLSYRFLRRYARCARLSMPTLTLARFVLEQCLLDYALVQHSDSKMAAAALYIALRMKSLGHWTPTLEYYTGYTFQDILPIVLEQNASLHKKPKSAISTVRNKYSHQIFFEVAKVPLLDDAALSS